A window of Pedobacter lusitanus contains these coding sequences:
- a CDS encoding ATP-binding domain-containing protein translates to MNKLKTYFNWSTGKDSALALHYLLQDKNYSIEHLLTSVNRQHNRVSMHGLRRELFEQQIEALNLPYSTIELPEQPSMQEYETLMEKEVSSLQQEGFTHAAFGDIFLEDLRKYREQQLAALHIKSVFPLWKKDTRQLLTEFIDLGFKSVLVCIKADLLDPSFAGRVIDADFIKDLPPNVDVCGENGEFHTFCFDGPIFKNPIPFEIGEKVYREYQAPKTDADSCSSQQVKGNSGFWFCDLLPISGG, encoded by the coding sequence TTGAACAAGCTAAAAACATATTTTAACTGGAGTACTGGAAAAGATTCTGCACTTGCTCTGCATTATCTGCTGCAGGATAAGAATTATAGTATAGAACATCTGCTCACCTCGGTTAACAGACAACATAACCGGGTGAGTATGCATGGTCTGCGCAGAGAGCTGTTCGAACAGCAAATAGAGGCACTGAATCTGCCTTATAGTACCATTGAGCTTCCTGAACAGCCTTCCATGCAGGAATATGAAACACTGATGGAGAAAGAAGTTTCCAGCCTGCAGCAAGAGGGATTTACTCATGCTGCTTTTGGAGATATCTTTTTAGAAGATCTCAGAAAATACAGAGAACAGCAATTAGCGGCTTTGCATATCAAATCAGTTTTTCCGCTTTGGAAAAAAGATACCAGACAACTGCTAACCGAATTTATTGATCTTGGCTTTAAATCTGTACTGGTTTGTATCAAAGCAGATCTGCTTGACCCTTCTTTTGCAGGCAGGGTAATTGATGCGGATTTTATTAAAGATTTACCACCAAATGTAGATGTCTGTGGTGAAAATGGTGAATTTCATACCTTTTGTTTTGACGGTCCGATATTTAAAAATCCTATTCCTTTTGAAATCGGTGAAAAGGTTTACAGAGAATATCAGGCTCCCAAAACAGATGCTGACTCCTGTTCATCGCAGCAGGTAAAAGGCAATAGCGGATTCTGGTTCTGTGATTTACTGCCAATTTCTGGCGGCTAA
- a CDS encoding S66 peptidase family protein, translating into MNRKYFISSLVASGAVLSTFDGWANLSAKAEETGKVKIPPYLKAGDVIGITSPAGFITPENIQPAVQLMESWGFKIMIGSAIGKRDFTFGGTDEERRKDLQEMLDNPSIKAIMCARGGYGIVRIIDQLNFDEFVKHPKWLIGFSDVTVLHCHINQNFGIATIHSKMCNSFPDSWAKAEPIQVTTILSIRQALMGEEYTLNALVVQGNRVGKGQGVVVGGNLSIIANDSGTKSDLNTNGKILFLEDTGEYLYSLDRMFWNLKRTGKLAQLAGLIIGGFSVKPDDPGEIFGKTIYDIVLEKVREYSYPVCFDFPVGHQRANFALRSGTIHVLEVGPGGSTLRSLKS; encoded by the coding sequence ATGAACCGAAAATATTTTATTTCTTCTCTTGTAGCCTCAGGGGCGGTATTATCAACATTCGATGGCTGGGCAAATCTTTCCGCTAAAGCAGAAGAAACCGGGAAGGTGAAAATTCCGCCATATTTAAAAGCCGGAGATGTTATCGGAATTACAAGTCCGGCAGGATTTATAACTCCAGAAAATATTCAGCCAGCAGTTCAGCTGATGGAGAGCTGGGGTTTTAAAATCATGATAGGTTCGGCCATCGGCAAAAGAGACTTTACTTTTGGTGGTACAGATGAAGAAAGAAGGAAGGATCTGCAGGAAATGCTGGATAATCCTTCAATCAAAGCAATTATGTGTGCCAGAGGTGGATATGGTATAGTCCGTATCATTGATCAGCTAAATTTTGATGAGTTTGTTAAACATCCTAAATGGTTAATCGGATTTAGTGATGTGACTGTCCTGCATTGTCATATTAATCAGAATTTTGGTATTGCAACCATACATTCCAAGATGTGTAATAGTTTCCCTGATAGCTGGGCTAAAGCAGAGCCGATACAGGTTACTACAATTTTATCCATCAGACAGGCACTGATGGGTGAAGAATATACACTTAATGCTCTCGTAGTCCAGGGAAACCGGGTCGGAAAAGGGCAGGGGGTAGTAGTTGGAGGTAACCTGAGTATTATAGCCAACGACTCTGGTACAAAATCAGACCTGAATACCAATGGTAAAATCCTTTTCTTGGAGGATACCGGAGAATATCTTTATAGTCTGGACCGGATGTTCTGGAATTTAAAACGTACCGGAAAACTTGCTCAGCTTGCCGGATTGATCATAGGTGGTTTTAGTGTGAAACCAGATGATCCCGGCGAAATATTTGGTAAAACAATCTATGATATTGTACTGGAAAAGGTGAGGGAATATAGTTATCCCGTTTGTTTTGATTTTCCTGTCGGGCATCAGAGAGCTAATTTTGCACTCAGATCAGGTACAATACATGTTCTTGAAGTCGGACCCGGGGGGAGTACATTGAGATCCCTGAAATCATAA
- a CDS encoding OmpA family protein — translation MNLIELLKNEVSGNVISSLSQKAGVTEDEAKAGFSAGIPAVLAGIMKNGAGSDSGFLGKILPNLTGAGAESKTEDLLSGNDDSLLEKGKSLLGGLFGNDTNSVTDALSASSGLSAEKSSGLLAMIAPLVMGFITKTMASKGWNFSDLLGKIFESKSEITAALPQGLSDSLGLANLKLPKVEVPKVEIPKVEVPKVDIPKVPPVNYGAIQEPKSGGGFLKWLIPLLIIIIGAWWIMGRSGCNKSTVGNVTDSLSAKVDSMGTKIDSAGSAMKAGAAAVTSTVAGKLNEAGDFVRDLGAKISKKLPDGTEISIGENSVESRLISFIEDKSKPVDKTTWFTFDRLYFETGKSTLKPESQEQLKNMVAILKAYPDVNLKMGGYTDNTGDAAVNKKISNERANVAMQELVKLGVDAKRLEAEGYGAEHPIASNDTPDGRAQNRRIDIRVTKK, via the coding sequence ATGAATTTAATTGAGCTATTAAAGAATGAGGTAAGCGGTAATGTAATCTCATCTCTGAGCCAGAAAGCTGGCGTAACTGAGGACGAGGCAAAAGCTGGTTTCTCTGCCGGTATCCCCGCCGTTCTGGCCGGTATCATGAAAAACGGAGCCGGATCAGATTCTGGCTTTCTGGGAAAAATACTACCAAATCTCACTGGTGCCGGTGCGGAAAGTAAAACTGAAGACTTATTAAGCGGAAATGACGATTCTTTACTGGAGAAAGGAAAATCATTGTTAGGTGGTTTGTTTGGAAATGACACAAATTCTGTAACTGATGCACTTTCTGCTTCCAGTGGATTAAGTGCTGAGAAATCATCCGGATTGCTGGCAATGATTGCTCCTTTGGTAATGGGTTTTATTACCAAAACAATGGCTAGTAAGGGCTGGAACTTCTCTGATTTACTAGGCAAAATTTTTGAAAGCAAATCAGAGATTACTGCTGCATTGCCTCAGGGCTTAAGCGATTCTTTAGGGTTAGCCAATTTAAAACTACCTAAGGTAGAAGTACCTAAAGTGGAAATTCCTAAGGTGGAGGTACCCAAAGTAGACATCCCTAAAGTACCGCCGGTTAACTATGGAGCTATTCAGGAACCAAAATCTGGTGGCGGCTTCTTAAAATGGTTAATCCCCTTGCTGATCATTATCATTGGAGCCTGGTGGATCATGGGCCGATCGGGATGTAATAAATCAACTGTTGGCAATGTGACTGATTCATTATCTGCAAAAGTAGACTCTATGGGTACCAAAATAGATTCGGCTGGCAGTGCAATGAAAGCAGGTGCTGCTGCAGTAACCAGTACTGTTGCCGGAAAATTAAATGAAGCAGGAGATTTCGTAAGAGATCTTGGTGCTAAAATCAGCAAAAAACTACCTGATGGCACTGAAATCAGCATTGGTGAAAATTCTGTGGAAAGCAGATTGATTTCATTTATTGAAGACAAAAGCAAACCTGTTGATAAAACTACCTGGTTCACTTTTGACAGGCTATACTTTGAAACCGGAAAAAGCACTTTAAAACCGGAATCACAGGAACAACTTAAAAATATGGTCGCTATTTTAAAAGCTTATCCTGATGTAAATCTGAAAATGGGTGGTTATACAGATAATACCGGAGATGCAGCAGTCAACAAGAAAATATCTAATGAGCGTGCTAATGTAGCTATGCAGGAATTAGTAAAACTTGGTGTTGATGCTAAACGTCTGGAAGCTGAGGGCTATGGTGCAGAACATCCTATTGCAAGTAATGATACGCCTGATGGCAGAGCACAGAATCGTCGTATTGATATCCGTGTAACTAAAAAATAA
- a CDS encoding thiol-activated cytolysin family protein gives MKQFFKLLFAVPVLFYSCSKENLNSPKLENGTAQQNPTQQRKGQWDKIYTIKDGKEIDITPSQNNSGVRTNNVEKFYEIATLAPNFIYLGSVLTAKSINTGLYEPVAFSNALKRTVTASFSLPVRSRDIAPTKSGLGNAVLDAIGDKNFSGRQSQVFTYKMKQINAYKEAKLAFGANVNIASVFSISASVASGKIQRTSALVADFSQIYFNVSMDIPDDGNIFKDEPTRQSFLAKDPVYVNTVNYGRKGIILVESSENYSELSVAVRAAFNAGIVGGQISVDANTKKILSQAEISICIIGGDGQAAVRTVKGFDEFQNFIVNGGIYTTEVYGVPISFGAAYALTNGMFETEFEL, from the coding sequence ATGAAACAGTTTTTTAAACTACTTTTCGCAGTGCCTGTTCTCTTTTATTCATGCAGTAAAGAAAATCTGAACAGCCCAAAACTGGAAAATGGCACCGCTCAGCAAAACCCTACTCAACAACGAAAAGGTCAATGGGATAAAATTTACACCATTAAAGATGGTAAAGAGATTGACATTACACCTTCTCAAAACAACTCAGGTGTCCGTACGAACAACGTTGAAAAATTTTACGAGATTGCTACACTGGCTCCAAATTTCATCTATTTAGGTTCTGTGCTTACTGCTAAATCAATAAACACTGGTTTATATGAGCCAGTAGCATTCTCAAATGCATTAAAGCGTACTGTTACTGCATCATTTTCATTACCTGTACGCTCCAGAGATATCGCTCCAACCAAATCTGGTTTAGGTAATGCAGTTCTTGACGCTATTGGAGATAAAAACTTTAGCGGAAGACAATCTCAGGTTTTCACCTATAAGATGAAACAGATCAATGCTTATAAAGAGGCCAAACTGGCTTTTGGGGCCAATGTAAATATTGCTTCAGTATTTTCAATCAGTGCTTCGGTAGCAAGTGGTAAAATCCAGAGAACTTCAGCACTTGTTGCCGATTTTAGCCAGATCTATTTCAATGTCTCTATGGATATTCCTGATGATGGTAATATTTTTAAAGATGAGCCTACAAGACAAAGTTTCCTTGCAAAAGATCCTGTTTATGTAAACACTGTAAACTATGGTCGTAAAGGAATTATTTTGGTAGAGTCAAGTGAAAATTACAGCGAATTGTCTGTAGCAGTTCGTGCCGCATTCAATGCCGGAATTGTTGGTGGACAAATATCGGTTGATGCAAATACTAAAAAAATCTTATCACAGGCTGAAATCTCTATATGTATTATCGGAGGGGATGGACAAGCAGCTGTTCGTACGGTTAAGGGATTTGATGAGTTTCAAAACTTTATCGTGAATGGTGGAATCTATACTACTGAAGTATATGGCGTGCCTATTTCATTTGGAGCTGCATATGCTTTGACAAATGGAATGTTTGAAACCGAATTTGAACTATAA
- a CDS encoding thiol-activated cytolysin family protein: protein MKQLFKLLFIVPVLLYSCRKENPPANASNEALLKTGRTPYRIKIDSSYAYYGDSLYKSMALDYFSRPGGHNNQVAKPGKTTITNGMTPEDEAFFSKKHLVKSTEALLYQGKNYIFPGAVLDGNSISKQNYLPIFLPTRKPITVSMSLTHSTPKPTSRVIENPSYSKLDDYVKEMAKGGSFQQTDKFMFQYKRFTFYDEIKQAFGTDINTRKLFSSKSETSTSESHKILQSTGLYVKFFQASFTVNMDIAPIADKPIQGTPGMPPVYVNSVTYGRMGMIVIETDKEYQFAESCIKKEFDRIFYNKTEVLTTEEKKFFEETQFKVLILGGDSDYSVQTFKGYSHFLNLIYNSKFTETSYGVPIACSFADANTHQLVETEFENITQIEPLYVQLSKENSVYQPDVSSNNFISYADLYLNFYKDREKTRAAQPYTDIVFEVEKSEESCTYKTDAKNWPKILVDCKPNNETLKLRNINLTNRISIGREHSSYESDGPAPSNPREPRRMWSAYEYRMNYYLRSNPFYILIN from the coding sequence ATGAAACAGCTCTTTAAGTTACTCTTCATAGTACCTGTTCTACTTTATTCCTGCAGAAAAGAGAACCCGCCAGCAAATGCCAGCAATGAAGCGTTATTAAAAACCGGACGTACACCGTATCGAATCAAGATTGATTCATCATACGCCTATTATGGAGATTCCTTGTACAAATCCATGGCTCTCGACTATTTCAGCCGTCCGGGAGGCCATAATAATCAGGTGGCAAAACCAGGCAAAACAACTATTACGAACGGCATGACTCCGGAAGATGAGGCCTTTTTTTCAAAAAAACATCTGGTAAAAAGTACAGAAGCCCTTTTGTATCAGGGTAAAAACTATATATTTCCGGGTGCAGTCCTGGATGGAAACAGTATTTCCAAACAAAATTATCTTCCAATTTTTCTGCCAACCAGAAAACCAATCACCGTGTCAATGTCATTGACGCATAGTACCCCAAAACCTACCAGCCGTGTCATCGAAAATCCTTCCTATTCCAAATTGGATGACTATGTGAAGGAGATGGCTAAAGGCGGCAGTTTCCAGCAGACTGATAAATTCATGTTCCAGTATAAGCGTTTCACCTTTTATGACGAGATAAAACAGGCCTTCGGAACAGACATCAATACCCGGAAATTATTCTCCTCAAAAAGTGAAACCAGCACTTCAGAGTCACATAAAATATTGCAATCCACAGGACTATATGTAAAATTCTTTCAAGCCAGCTTTACAGTCAATATGGACATCGCACCGATCGCTGATAAGCCTATTCAGGGTACACCAGGCATGCCTCCGGTTTACGTAAATTCTGTCACTTACGGACGTATGGGGATGATCGTCATCGAGACGGATAAGGAATATCAGTTTGCCGAATCCTGTATCAAAAAAGAGTTCGATCGCATTTTCTACAACAAGACAGAGGTGCTGACTACAGAAGAGAAAAAATTCTTTGAAGAAACACAGTTTAAAGTGCTGATTCTTGGAGGAGATAGCGATTATAGCGTACAAACTTTCAAAGGCTATTCACATTTTCTGAACCTGATTTATAATTCAAAATTTACCGAGACAAGCTATGGTGTTCCTATTGCCTGCTCTTTTGCAGATGCAAATACCCATCAGCTGGTGGAGACAGAGTTCGAAAACATTACCCAGATAGAACCCTTATATGTTCAATTGAGTAAAGAAAACAGTGTTTACCAGCCCGATGTTTCCAGCAACAACTTTATCAGCTATGCAGACCTTTATTTGAATTTTTACAAAGACAGGGAAAAAACAAGAGCCGCTCAACCGTACACCGATATTGTTTTTGAAGTTGAAAAGAGCGAAGAAAGTTGCACATACAAAACTGATGCAAAAAACTGGCCTAAAATCCTGGTGGATTGCAAACCAAATAATGAGACTCTTAAGTTAAGAAATATAAATCTTACCAATAGAATAAGTATTGGACGCGAGCATTCATCTTATGAAAGCGATGGACCAGCACCTTCTAATCCACGTGAACCCCGTCGAATGTGGAGTGCCTACGAGTATCGAATGAATTACTACCTGAGATCAAATCCTTTTTATATTCTAATTAATTAA
- a CDS encoding thiol-activated cytolysin family protein: protein MKNLFKSFALLLLLITVSCRKENLPSNTSNEALLKTGRTPYRIKIDSSYAYYGDSLYKSMAFDYFSRSASHNNQAAKSGKKTITNGMTPEDEAFFSKKHLVKSTEALLYQGKNYIFPGAVLDGNSISKQNYLPIFLPTRKPITVSMSLTHSTPKPTSRVIENPSYSKLDDYVKEMAKGGSFQQTDKFMFQYKRFTFYDEIKQAFGTDINTRKLFSSKSETSTSESHKILQSTGLYVKFFQASFTVNMDIAPIADKPIQGTPGMPPVYVNSVTYGRMGMIVIETDKEYQFAESCIKKEFDRIFYNKTEVLTTEEKKFFEETQFKVLILGGDSDYTVQTFKGYSHFLNLIYNSKFTETSYGIPIACSFADANTHQLVETEFENISYIEPLYVRLSRENSVYQPEYNSNNYRSSANLYLNFYKDRERTRAAQPYTDIIFEVEKNEDNCTYKPNYQNWPEILVDCDTKNETLKLRNINITNRLSIGTEYSSYQSDGPEPSNPLELERAWNAYEHRLNYYLRPNPFYILLD, encoded by the coding sequence ATGAAAAACTTATTTAAATCATTTGCCCTCCTTTTGTTATTGATAACGGTTTCCTGCAGAAAAGAAAACCTGCCATCAAATACCAGCAATGAAGCGCTATTAAAAACCGGACGTACACCGTATCGAATCAAGATTGATTCATCATACGCCTATTATGGAGACTCCTTGTACAAATCTATGGCCTTCGACTATTTTAGTCGCTCCGCAAGTCATAATAATCAGGCGGCAAAATCAGGCAAGAAAACTATAACGAACGGTATGACTCCGGAAGATGAGGCCTTTTTTTCAAAAAAACATCTGGTAAAAAGTACAGAAGCCCTTTTGTATCAGGGTAAAAACTATATATTTCCGGGTGCAGTCCTGGATGGAAACAGTATTTCCAAACAAAATTATCTTCCAATTTTTCTGCCAACCAGAAAACCAATCACCGTGTCAATGTCATTGACGCATAGTACCCCAAAACCTACCAGCCGTGTCATCGAAAATCCTTCCTATTCCAAATTGGATGACTATGTAAAGGAGATGGCTAAAGGCGGCAGTTTCCAGCAGACTGATAAATTCATGTTCCAGTATAAGCGTTTCACCTTTTATGATGAGATAAAACAGGCCTTCGGAACGGACATCAATACCCGGAAATTATTCTCCTCAAAAAGTGAAACCAGCACTTCAGAGTCACATAAAATACTGCAATCCACAGGACTATATGTAAAATTCTTTCAAGCCAGCTTTACAGTCAATATGGACATCGCACCGATCGCTGATAAGCCTATTCAGGGTACACCAGGCATGCCTCCGGTTTACGTAAATTCTGTCACTTACGGACGTATGGGGATGATCGTCATCGAGACGGATAAAGAATATCAGTTTGCCGAATCCTGTATCAAAAAAGAGTTCGATCGCATTTTCTACAACAAGACAGAGGTGCTGACTACAGAAGAGAAAAAATTCTTTGAAGAAACACAGTTTAAAGTACTGATTCTTGGAGGAGACAGTGACTATACCGTACAAACCTTCAAAGGCTATTCACACTTTTTGAACCTGATTTACAATTCCAAATTTACAGAGACAAGTTACGGTATTCCTATTGCCTGCTCTTTTGCAGATGCGAATACCCATCAGCTTGTAGAGACAGAATTTGAAAACATCAGTTATATAGAACCTTTATACGTCAGATTAAGTAGGGAAAACAGTGTTTATCAACCCGAATACAATAGCAATAACTATAGAAGCTCTGCAAACCTTTATTTGAATTTTTACAAAGACCGGGAGAGAACCAGAGCTGCTCAGCCTTATACTGATATTATTTTCGAAGTTGAAAAGAATGAAGATAATTGTACGTATAAGCCCAATTATCAAAACTGGCCTGAGATTTTAGTGGACTGCGATACAAAAAACGAAACTCTTAAACTAAGGAATATCAATATTACGAACAGATTGAGTATTGGAACTGAGTATTCATCTTATCAAAGTGATGGACCGGAACCCTCTAACCCACTCGAACTCGAACGAGCGTGGAATGCTTATGAGCATAGATTGAACTACTACCTGAGACCAAATCCATTCTATATTTTACTTGATTAA
- a CDS encoding DUF2268 domain-containing putative Zn-dependent protease (predicted Zn-dependent protease with a strongly conserved HExxH motif): MLRLKFISFLLLAACLSANAQSGKVYWKRSSPDSIIISQTDLHNYWTAFDSCMTTSDSLRQISFIQKYYIDKATTGLKGLNAKDDLHAEDYVDCIRLLPKYLNSIRNTTLSFRKHEHTIRNAYRKLKRLYPTATFSDIYFLISPLKHGGTPVEGGFIIGTEMLSNDKHADLSAFSPKQRNMFASPDLLPALVVHENVHTMQLNDNGKSTLLKRSLLEGSAEFITRLVLNRTAIKQSTYDYLTAHEASLWREFLEDIKTNNQDKWFMSDQYEDRLPDLGYIIGYKICEAYYQQSKNKQKAIADIIQMEKAPEIFLKESGYATKTSFVSRQ, from the coding sequence ATGCTACGATTGAAATTCATTTCTTTTCTCTTACTGGCAGCATGCTTGTCTGCAAATGCTCAATCCGGCAAAGTCTACTGGAAACGTTCTTCTCCTGATAGTATCATCATTAGTCAGACAGATCTTCACAACTATTGGACTGCCTTTGATTCCTGTATGACTACTTCTGATTCATTACGTCAGATTAGCTTTATCCAAAAGTATTATATAGATAAAGCTACCACTGGACTAAAAGGATTGAATGCAAAAGACGATTTGCATGCTGAAGATTACGTGGACTGCATCAGACTATTACCAAAATATTTAAATTCGATCCGAAATACTACGCTATCATTCCGAAAACATGAACATACAATTCGTAATGCCTATAGAAAGTTAAAAAGACTTTATCCTACCGCTACTTTCAGTGATATTTACTTTTTAATCTCTCCTTTAAAGCATGGCGGAACACCTGTAGAAGGTGGATTCATTATAGGCACGGAAATGTTAAGTAACGACAAACACGCTGATCTGAGTGCCTTCAGCCCGAAACAAAGAAATATGTTTGCTTCTCCGGATTTACTGCCAGCTCTTGTTGTACATGAAAACGTGCATACTATGCAGCTAAATGACAATGGTAAAAGCACCCTGCTAAAAAGAAGTTTACTGGAAGGTTCTGCAGAATTTATTACCCGCCTTGTTTTAAACAGAACTGCTATCAAACAATCAACTTACGATTATCTTACAGCGCACGAAGCATCTTTGTGGCGGGAGTTTCTGGAAGATATAAAAACTAATAACCAGGATAAATGGTTTATGTCTGATCAATATGAAGATCGTCTTCCCGACCTTGGTTACATAATTGGCTATAAGATCTGTGAAGCCTACTACCAGCAATCCAAAAACAAACAAAAGGCAATTGCAGATATCATTCAGATGGAGAAGGCTCCTGAAATATTCCTGAAAGAAAGCGGTTATGCGACAAAAACTTCTTTCGTATCGCGACAATAA